In Candidatus Epulonipiscium viviparus, one DNA window encodes the following:
- a CDS encoding carbonic anhydrase family protein produces the protein MNNLSILLGMLLLTGQVPDSAINLSNVENGEITLKFNQAYVGPLINSPFVDQENLHISDSHHFSYDHQDNWLFETGKMQSPIDIDTSIVELSNTYHDPIFNFDTTVQKVADTGHSIELDLDGESILMNREFDLMQIHFHAPSEHTVDGQYSDLEAHFVHAGEDGRLAVVGVLFNLGEENVAFEELLDEVEDEDLENGFEIAIDTFLPDDLSAYHYIGSLTTPPLAENVEWYILAEQLEISEEQLNRFNKFYKDNNRDIQDLNDRVIKYIHD, from the coding sequence ATGAATAACTTATCGATACTTTTAGGAATGTTGTTGTTAACAGGTCAAGTTCCAGACTCGGCTATCAACTTGTCTAATGTAGAAAACGGAGAAATAACTTTAAAATTTAACCAAGCATACGTTGGACCATTAATTAATAGTCCATTTGTTGATCAAGAAAATCTTCACATATCAGATTCGCATCACTTTTCATATGATCACCAAGATAATTGGCTTTTTGAAACAGGAAAAATGCAGTCTCCAATTGACATTGATACGTCAATAGTGGAGCTTTCTAATACATATCACGATCCTATTTTCAACTTTGATACTACCGTTCAAAAGGTAGCGGATACTGGTCATAGCATAGAGCTTGATTTGGATGGCGAGTCAATTTTAATGAATAGAGAATTTGATTTAATGCAAATACATTTTCACGCACCAAGTGAGCACACAGTTGATGGTCAATATTCTGATTTAGAAGCGCATTTTGTTCATGCTGGAGAGGATGGCAGATTGGCTGTAGTGGGAGTATTATTTAATCTGGGAGAAGAAAACGTAGCATTTGAAGAATTGCTAGATGAAGTTGAAGATGAGGATTTAGAAAATGGATTTGAAATAGCAATTGATACATTTTTACCAGATGACTTATCTGCTTATCACTATATAGGTTCGTTGACTACCCCGCCATTAGCTGAAAATGTGGAATGGTATATTTTAGCGGAGCAGCTTGAAATATCTGAAGAACAATTAAATAGATTTAACAAATTTTATAAAGATAATAATCGTGATATCCAAGACTTAAACGATCGTGTTATAAAATATATTCATGATTAA
- the sdaAA gene encoding L-serine ammonia-lyase, iron-sulfur-dependent, subunit alpha: MNFKTAQELLALCTEMPISEVMIAREMVIANKSREQVFESMRHSYSIMKRAINTSLTENLVSMGGLIGGEAKKVYARRKNSICGDLMSCSIAYAMGVLEVNASMGLIVAAPTAGASGVIPGVFLALQETHNLPDDAMVQALFNAGAIGYLITRNGTVSGAEGGCQAEVGTASAMAASAVVELMGGAPAECLSAAGTAISNILGMVCDPIAGLVEAPCQKRNALGASNALISAEIGMCQVGDQIPFDEIVEVMYKVGRSIPYELRETALGGLASAPSACGLCPSCNV; the protein is encoded by the coding sequence ATGAATTTTAAAACTGCACAAGAATTACTTGCATTATGTACAGAAATGCCTATTTCAGAAGTGATGATAGCTCGTGAAATGGTTATTGCAAATAAATCGCGAGAGCAAGTGTTCGAATCAATGCGCCATTCTTATTCAATTATGAAAAGGGCTATAAATACATCGTTGACAGAAAATCTCGTTTCTATGGGAGGTCTTATTGGAGGCGAAGCAAAGAAGGTTTACGCTAGACGTAAAAATTCTATATGCGGAGATTTGATGAGTTGTTCTATTGCATATGCGATGGGCGTTTTAGAAGTGAATGCCTCTATGGGCTTGATTGTTGCTGCCCCTACGGCGGGAGCCTCTGGAGTTATTCCTGGAGTTTTTTTGGCATTACAAGAGACCCATAATCTCCCCGATGATGCCATGGTTCAAGCGCTGTTTAACGCAGGGGCTATCGGATACCTAATCACTCGTAACGGAACGGTTTCTGGAGCAGAGGGAGGATGTCAAGCAGAGGTTGGTACTGCTAGTGCGATGGCGGCTTCTGCAGTAGTTGAGCTAATGGGTGGAGCTCCAGCAGAATGCTTGAGTGCTGCCGGAACAGCTATTTCCAATATTTTAGGGATGGTATGCGATCCTATTGCGGGATTGGTCGAAGCACCATGTCAAAAACGAAATGCCTTGGGCGCTTCGAATGCTTTGATTAGTGCAGAAATTGGAATGTGTCAAGTTGGTGATCAGATTCCTTTTGATGAGATTGTAGAAGTGATGTATAAAGTAGGACGGAGTATTCCGTATGAACTTCGTGAAACAGCTTTGGGGGGGCTAGCCAGTGCTCCTTCGGCCTGCGGCTTATGCCCCTCCTGTAATGTTTAG
- the sdaAB gene encoding L-serine ammonia-lyase, iron-sulfur-dependent subunit beta has translation MKEISVFDVIGPNMIGPSSSHTAGALKIALVAKKLVGNNIAHVAFVLYGSFAQTYKGHGTDRALVAGMLGMHAEDSRIKDAFEHAANLKYNFVLAGNNDHHPNVVNIVVTHKDATTTNVMGASIGGGNIKIVNINGIDIEFSGEYYTILIKQKDVKGVVAHITNCLSGCDINIAFMRLYREEKGEMAYTIIEADNPIDDDVIRFVKKNKSILDVTIIEGV, from the coding sequence ATGAAAGAAATTAGTGTATTTGATGTAATTGGACCTAATATGATTGGTCCTTCGAGTTCACATACAGCTGGAGCACTCAAAATTGCTCTAGTTGCTAAAAAACTCGTTGGAAACAACATAGCTCATGTGGCATTTGTATTATATGGATCGTTTGCCCAAACTTATAAAGGGCATGGCACCGATAGGGCGTTGGTTGCTGGAATGCTCGGTATGCACGCTGAAGATTCTCGCATTAAAGATGCCTTTGAGCATGCTGCCAATCTAAAATATAACTTTGTATTGGCTGGTAATAACGACCATCACCCAAATGTTGTAAATATTGTTGTAACACACAAAGATGCGACTACCACAAACGTAATGGGCGCTTCTATTGGTGGCGGAAATATAAAAATTGTCAATATTAATGGGATTGATATTGAATTTAGCGGTGAATATTACACGATTTTAATCAAGCAAAAAGATGTTAAAGGTGTTGTAGCTCATATTACAAATTGCCTAAGTGGTTGCGATATAAATATTGCGTTTATGCGTTTGTACCGCGAAGAAAAAGGTGAAATGGCGTATACGATTATAGAGGCCGACAACCCTATAGACGACGATGTAATTCGGTTTGTCAAAAAAAATAAATCTATACTTGACGTTACAATAATAGAAGGAGTTTAG
- a CDS encoding alpha-amylase family protein: MNKTYHQIIKKLHLDMHTPENILAVGNSLDIDKYVATIKASGAESVTVFARCGYGFAYFPTKIGVPHPNMKRDLFGDIVKALRAENIDVTAYFSTSHISTYQMERDKNFGWAAQRLDKTYYLNKKQDLKTYTPCPTGNFIYDNTLAMIIECATNYDINGIWIDGLYGMMNDVCYCDRCQEAFAQISNLPFGSATRANNRWRTDIIWKFINDVSLALKEIDSRLTVGADIVGCLQWSLPKPQHEDFITYDPQPDHSGLNISLSLAYTAFRGVTSDMNIQRMRGWGHFNSRPLETLYTDAAVCAAMNSMLIAGDIVHADTATPDIEAMKNIAKMFEYGASIHSKVKDIISYADVAILSSPENTRADNKSWKVSQDTIAGVYQCVLSAGLAAHVLFDEDLPQYLNNYKVLIIPELAYIGAAAGEEIKKYVAAGGKILVTGNIPKTVEPYASDASANAEVFEELIGLQNEGILETPVSYLATKGSDIARFLPDVGLTNIAVYGPVTMARATTATTLINFSEHGPVYQYGALPIGNQTEYVGISENTYGQGCVFFMAQPVFNNYTRFGDFLTKRLIHGIILENITPYGRLFGASNAQLVVAKSDTKVAASIIVFNHDLRKNPPTIVDGAPKIAELKIRLTDYRTPTSVTSVRGDKFAYSVDEAGILIEFDPLKIYAGVVINFD, encoded by the coding sequence TTGAATAAAACATATCATCAGATTATAAAAAAATTGCATCTCGATATGCACACTCCCGAAAATATTTTGGCAGTAGGCAATAGCTTGGATATCGATAAATATGTTGCAACCATCAAAGCATCTGGTGCGGAATCAGTTACCGTTTTTGCCAGGTGTGGTTACGGTTTTGCTTACTTTCCTACTAAAATTGGAGTGCCGCATCCAAATATGAAACGAGACTTGTTTGGAGATATAGTAAAGGCTCTTCGTGCAGAAAATATTGATGTTACTGCTTATTTTTCTACAAGCCATATATCTACTTATCAAATGGAGCGCGACAAAAATTTTGGTTGGGCAGCACAAAGACTCGACAAAACTTATTATCTCAACAAAAAGCAAGATCTTAAAACTTATACACCTTGCCCGACTGGCAATTTTATTTATGATAATACGTTGGCTATGATTATTGAGTGTGCAACAAACTATGATATTAACGGAATTTGGATTGACGGGTTATACGGCATGATGAACGATGTTTGTTACTGCGACAGATGCCAAGAAGCCTTCGCCCAAATATCGAACCTACCTTTCGGGAGCGCAACCAGAGCAAATAATCGATGGCGAACAGACATAATTTGGAAATTTATCAACGATGTCAGTCTGGCACTCAAAGAAATAGATTCGCGGCTTACGGTTGGTGCCGACATAGTTGGATGCCTTCAATGGAGCTTACCTAAACCTCAGCATGAAGATTTCATAACCTATGACCCACAACCAGATCATTCAGGACTAAATATTTCGTTGAGCCTTGCGTACACAGCATTTAGGGGCGTTACTTCTGATATGAATATTCAGCGAATGAGAGGATGGGGGCATTTCAATTCTAGGCCTCTCGAAACGCTATACACCGACGCAGCTGTCTGTGCCGCCATGAATAGCATGCTAATTGCAGGTGATATTGTACATGCCGATACAGCCACTCCAGATATCGAAGCCATGAAGAATATTGCCAAGATGTTTGAATATGGAGCAAGCATTCATTCGAAAGTGAAAGATATTATTTCTTATGCTGATGTCGCCATTCTTTCTAGCCCTGAAAATACTCGCGCAGATAATAAGAGCTGGAAAGTTAGTCAAGACACAATAGCCGGAGTGTATCAGTGCGTCTTAAGTGCGGGGTTAGCAGCTCATGTTCTATTCGATGAAGATCTCCCTCAATATTTAAATAACTATAAAGTATTGATTATCCCCGAGCTTGCTTATATAGGCGCAGCTGCAGGTGAGGAGATCAAGAAGTACGTTGCCGCTGGCGGAAAAATTTTGGTTACTGGAAATATTCCAAAAACAGTAGAACCTTATGCTTCTGATGCTTCTGCAAATGCCGAAGTTTTTGAAGAATTGATTGGTCTACAAAACGAGGGAATCTTAGAAACTCCAGTATCTTATTTAGCTACAAAAGGCAGTGATATTGCAAGATTCTTGCCAGATGTTGGGCTCACCAATATTGCTGTTTATGGTCCTGTAACTATGGCGCGTGCCACCACTGCAACCACATTAATCAACTTTAGTGAGCATGGCCCAGTCTATCAGTACGGAGCATTACCTATAGGCAACCAAACAGAATATGTCGGTATTAGCGAAAATACGTATGGGCAAGGCTGCGTATTCTTTATGGCTCAACCTGTCTTTAATAATTACACTAGGTTTGGAGACTTTCTAACCAAAAGATTAATTCATGGCATAATTTTAGAAAACATCACACCGTATGGCAGATTATTTGGAGCATCAAACGCGCAATTGGTTGTGGCAAAGAGTGACACCAAAGTTGCCGCATCGATCATAGTATTCAATCATGATCTTCGAAAAAATCCACCTACAATCGTTGATGGAGCTCCCAAAATTGCAGAATTAAAAATTAGATTGACTGATTATCGAACCCCAACTTCGGTAACTTCGGTTAGAGGTGATAAATTTGCTTATAGCGTAGATGAAGCAGGGATTTTAATTGAATTTGATCCTCTTAAAATTTATGCTGGTGTTGTAATAAACTTTGACTAA
- a CDS encoding DUF4430 domain-containing protein: MSKKLGVCIITGALIAINAAYAVPAMQVFKSNAVAVASTEVTTSQAQPDEKDAVTLSVSRATIGGTDIIAPTSIKVDANSTVWSVLQKALDDKNLDYEYTYNRKNNALYVTAIDGIKAGANGTTSGWMFNVNGKVIEDSPNNIKAVEGDKIEWKYTKDGGKDIGTN, translated from the coding sequence ATGAGTAAAAAACTTGGTGTATGTATTATTACAGGAGCACTGATTGCTATTAATGCGGCTTATGCTGTTCCTGCTATGCAAGTATTTAAGTCTAATGCTGTTGCAGTTGCCTCAACCGAAGTAACAACCTCTCAAGCACAACCAGACGAAAAAGATGCTGTTACTCTATCTGTTAGCAGAGCAACTATTGGCGGAACAGACATTATTGCTCCAACTTCTATAAAAGTGGATGCAAATTCGACTGTTTGGTCCGTATTACAAAAAGCTTTAGACGACAAAAATCTAGATTATGAATATACGTATAACAGAAAAAATAATGCGTTATATGTAACAGCGATTGATGGCATCAAAGCTGGTGCGAATGGCACTACAAGCGGATGGATGTTTAATGTAAATGGCAAAGTTATAGAAGATAGCCCTAACAACATTAAAGCTGTTGAAGGTGACAAAATCGAATGGAAATATACCAAAGATGGCGGAAAAGATATAGGTACTAATTGA